From the Defluviitalea raffinosedens genome, one window contains:
- a CDS encoding IS3 family transposase codes for MEKYKSKYTIMLICKALKFPRSTYYKALLAVPSKRQMEADNLKAEIRKIYIDSKCRYGAPKIYKALKAIGKNISLKRIQRYMFSMGLPSIVVKKFRPYSSKSSIEEKENLLNRDFKANGINQKWCTDITYIYTIKEGWTYLATVMDLYSRKIIGYAYETTMTLDLVVKVLENVCLNVKVTKDIILHSNLGT; via the coding sequence ATCGAAAAATACAAATCAAAATATACCATTATGCTTATATGCAAAGCCTTAAAATTTCCCAGAAGTACTTATTATAAGGCTCTCCTTGCTGTACCTTCAAAACGACAGATGGAAGCCGATAATCTAAAGGCAGAAATCCGTAAGATTTATATAGACAGCAAATGTCGCTACGGAGCCCCAAAGATATATAAAGCACTTAAAGCAATCGGTAAAAATATAAGTTTAAAACGAATACAACGCTATATGTTTTCTATGGGATTACCTTCAATCGTTGTAAAAAAATTTCGTCCATACTCTTCAAAATCAAGTATAGAAGAAAAAGAAAACCTTTTAAACAGAGATTTTAAAGCTAATGGAATAAACCAAAAGTGGTGTACTGACATTACTTATATTTATACTATTAAAGAGGGATGGACTTATCTTGCCACAGTTATGGATCTCTATAGCAGAAAGATTATTGGCTATGCATATGAAACAACAATGACTTTAGATTTAGTAGTTAAGGTACTGGAGAATGTCTGCTTAAATGTAAAAGTAACAAAAGACATAATACTTCATAGTAATCTGGGAACATAG